From one Nitrospinota bacterium genomic stretch:
- a CDS encoding type II toxin-antitoxin system VapC family toxin, with translation MTLVDTSVWVEHFREGNTGLEKLLNDGEVASHPFVIGELACGNLKNRRIILSLLHDLPQASVAEHEEVMGVIERFHLMGRGLGYVDMSLLA, from the coding sequence ATGACGCTTGTTGACACGTCTGTGTGGGTGGAGCATTTCCGCGAGGGGAATACAGGCCTCGAAAAACTGCTCAATGACGGTGAAGTGGCCAGTCATCCGTTCGTTATCGGCGAATTGGCATGTGGGAATCTGAAGAACAGGCGCATAATACTTTCGTTGCTCCATGATCTGCCCCAAGCGTCAGTGGCGGAACATGAAGAGGTGATGGGAGTTATCGAGAGATTCCATTTGATGGGAAGAGGTCTGGGATATGTTGATATGAGCCTGCTCGCATGA